In the Nothobranchius furzeri strain GRZ-AD chromosome 15, NfurGRZ-RIMD1, whole genome shotgun sequence genome, one interval contains:
- the LOC107391097 gene encoding IQ motif and SEC7 domain-containing protein 1 isoform X9, whose protein sequence is MWCLQCNSEKTQSLLELELNGCVEGDGRPSDGGPSLDGRSSYGQGPVTHGSAISPDRFDSQLYGHGVQPGPQRPRRPKLQHSQSILRKQAEEEAIKRSRSLSESYELSADLQDKQVEMLERKYGGRFITRHAARTIQTAFRQYQMNKNFERLRSSMSENRMSRRIVLSNMRMQLSFEGPEKVHSSYYEGRQVSMTEDGTPLSILQSERGDVDVHQQANMTSHSAPQSDLTDTITELEDAFSRQVKSLAESIDDALNCRSLQGDEGPDPEAMGCSKVEGEVPYQVVKAHRRVAGRMRDETLASYSDVTLFIDEEDMSPSTALSRSGDQPSSTESDIRLQSINSSQDYWPIDSKDEGRDTDTSCRSTPSLDCQEQRLRMDHLPLLTIEPPSDSSAELSDRSERSSVKRPPVYEPHGHIVTSSQASPKHISHGPPPRAPPRDDDAPLRHCHRQLESHLAINGSANRQSKSESDFSDGDNDSINSTSNSNDTINCSSESSSRDSLREQTLSKQTYHKETRNSWDSPIFSNDVIRKRHYRIGLNLFNKKPEKGIQYLTERGFIPDTPVGVAHFLLQRKGLSRQMIGEFLGNRQKQFNRDVLDCVVDEMDFQGMELDEALRKFQNHIRVQGEAQKVERLIEAFSQRYCICNPTVVRQFRNPDTIFILAFAIILLNTDMYSPNVKPERKMKLEDFIKNLRGVDDGEDIPRETLVGIYERIRKRELKTNEDHVSQVQKVEKLIVGKKPIGSLHHGLGCVLSLPHRRLVCYCRLFEVPDPNKPQKLGLHQREIFLFNDLLVITKIFQKKKNSVTYSFRQSFSLYGMQVMLFENQYYPNGIRLTSAIPGADIKVLINFNAPNPQDRKKFTDDLRESIAEVQEMEKYRIESELEKQKGVVRPSMSQSSGLKKEAGNGSMNRASLDDSYAMGEGLKRSALSSSLRDLSEAGKRGRRSSAGSLDSNMEGSIISSPHTRRRATTPREGTSRGQPSIPNSASTSILGSLFGSKRGKSSSHSQHPLPPPGHPTLISHKPHPTNLHHTAQTTHTVQSQHHGHHPQYCPLPQNPPPYHHHHHYHPPPHTQYHQHPAYSSSSSHAHPQHSHYAQHSHHSQHGSHHHSQQTGPAHSGPKHKHSGISTVV, encoded by the exons ATGTGGTGTTTGCAGTGTAACTCAGAGAAGACCCAGTCGCTGCTGGAGCTGGAGCTGAATGGCTG TGTGGAAGGGGATGGACGGCCTAGTGATGGCGGTCCTTCTTTGGATGGCAGAAGCAGCTACGGTCAGGGCCCTGTAACTCACGGCTCGGCCATCAGCCCTGACCGATTTGACAGCCAGCTTTACGGCCACGGGGTTCAACCCGGGCCACAGAGGCCCCGCCGGCCCAAGCTTCAGCACTCACAGTCCATTCTTCGTAAGCAGGCCGAGGAGGAGGCCATCAAGAGGTCCCGTTCGCTCTCTGAGAGTTACGAGCTCTCTGCTGACCTCCAGGATAAACAG GTGGAGATGCTGGAGCGCAAATATGGGGGAAGATTCATAACTCGGCATGCAGCTCGCACCATCCAGACAGCCTTCCGCCAGTATCAGATGAACAAGAACTTTGAACGTCTCAGGAGTTCTATGTCTGAGAACCGCATGTCCAGACGCATTGTTCTTTCTAACATGAGGATGCAACTCTCGTTTGAGGGCCCTGAGAAAGTTCACAGCTCGTACTATGAAGGGCGGCAGGTGTCAATGACGGAGGATGGTACCCCGCTGTCCATCTTGCAGTCGGAGCGTGGAGATGTAGATGTTCACCAACAGGCGAACATGACGTCTCATTCTGCACCGCAGAGCGACCTGACGGACACCATCACAGAGTTGGAGGATGCTTTCTCCAGGCAGGTCAAGTCTCTTGCTGAATCCATAGATGATGCACTGAACTGTCGCAGCCTTCAGGGGGATGAAGGTCCTGATCCTGAGGCCATGGGCTGCTCCAAGGTGGAGGGGGAGGTGCCCTATCAGGTGGTGAAGGCCCACCGCAGGGTGGCCGGACGGATGCGTGATGAAACACTGGCATCTTATAGCGATGTCACTCTGTTCATTGATGAGGAGGACATGTCCCCTTCTACGGCTCTGTCTAGGTCAGGTGACCAGCCGTCCAGCACAGAATCAGACATAAGGCTCCAGTCCATAAACTCCTCCCAAGATTATTGGCCTATTGACTCTAAAGACGAGGGTCGGGACACGGACACAAGCTGCCGCAGCACTCCGTCTTTGGACTGCCAAGAGCAGCGTCTCAGAATGGATCATCTCCCTCTATTGACCATTGAACCTCCTAGCGATAGCTCTGCAGAGCTCAGTGATCGCTCTGAACGCAGCTCTGTCAAACGGCCACCTGTATATGAACCCCACGGCCACATTGTAACATCATCCCAGGCCAGTCCCAAGCACATTTCCCATGGGCCCCCTCCTCGAGCCCCTCCCCGGGACGATGATGCGCCTCTGCGTCATTGCCACCGACAGCTAGAAAGCCACTTGGCTATCAATGGTTCAGCTAACAGACAGAGTAAGTCGGAGTCAGACTTCTCAGACGGGGATAACGACAGCATCAATAGCACATCGAACTCAAACGACACGATCAACTGCAGCTCGGAGTCCTCGTCGAGAGACAGCTTACGAGAGCAGACGCTAAGCAAACAGACGTACCACAAAGAGACTCGCAACAGCTGGGATTCGCCCATCTTCAGTAACGACGTTATTCGCAAGAGACACTACCGCATCGGCCTCAATCTGTTCAACAA AAAGCCAGAGAAGGGCATCCAGTACCTGACTGAGAGGGGATTCATCCCTGACACACCGGTTGGAGTGGCCCACTTCCTGCTTCAGAGGAAGGGACTCAGCAGGCAGATGATTGGAGAATTTCTGGGCAATCGACAAAAACAGTTTAACAGAGATGTCTTAGA CTGTGTGGTAGATGAAATGGACTTCCAGGGTATGGAGCTGGATGAGGCGCTCAGGAAGTTTCAGAACCACATCCGTGTCCAGGGTGAAGCTCAGAAAGTGGAGAGGCTCATTGAAGCATTCAG CCAGCGCTACTGCATTTGTAATCCCACGGTGGTGCGACAGTTCAGGAACCCTGACACCATCTTCATCCTGGCTTTTGCCATCATCCTCCTCAACACTGACATGTACAGCCCAAATGTCAAGCCTGAGAGGAAGATGAAACTGGAGGACTTCATTAAGAATTTAAGAG GTGTGGATGATGGAGAGGACATACCTCGAGAGACTCTGGTTGGAATCTATGAGAGGATTCGCAAGCGAGAGCTGAAGACCAACGAAGATCACGTGTCTCAGGTTCAGAAGGTCGAGAAGCTCATTGTTGGAAAGAAACCG ATTGGATCTCTCCACCATGGTCTTGGATgt gtGCTGTCACTGCCCCATCGTCGCTTGGTGTGTTACTGCCGCCTGTTTGAAGTGCCAGACCCCAACAAGCCCCAGAAGTTGGGCCTGCATCAGCGGGAGATCTTCTTGTTCAATGACCTCCTTGTg ATCACAAAGATTttccagaagaagaagaattcaGTCACATATAGCTTCAGACAGTCCTTCTCCTTGTACGGGATGCAAGTGATGCTGTTTGAAAATCAGT ATTACCCAAACGGAATCAGACTCACTTCGGCGATACCGGGCGCAGACATCAAAGTGCTCATCAACTTCAATGCTCCCAACCCCCAGGACCGTAAGAAGTTCACAGATGACCTGCGAGAGTCCATCGCAGAGGTTCAGGAAATGGAGAAGTACAGAATAGagt CTGAGCTTGAGAAGCAGAAGGGGGTGGTGAGGCCCAGCATGTCACAAAGCTCCGGCCTGAAGAAGGAAGCCGGCAACGGGAGCATGAACCGCGCCAGTCTGGACGACAGCTATGCCATGGGCGAGGGCCTGAAGAGGAGCGCCCTCAGCAGCTCTCTGAGAGACCTCTCTGAAGCAG GCAAGCGTGGGCGTCGCAGCAGTGCAGGATCACTAGACAGCAATATGGAA GGGTCCATCATTAGCAGTCCACACACACGGCGGAGAGCCACCACACCACGAGAGGGCACTTCCCGCGGACAACCCTCCATCCCTAACTCGGCATCGACCTCCATCCTCGGGTCACTTTTTGGCAGCAAAAGGGGAAAGTCGTCATCTCACAGCCAGCATCCTTTGCCTCCACCCGGCCACCCCACCCTCATATCGCACAAGCCCCACCCGACCAACCTGCATCACACGGCACAGACGACACACACGGTGCAGTCCCAGCACCATGGCCACCATCCCCAGTACTGCCCGCTCCCACAGAATCCCCCgccctaccaccaccaccaccactaccacccGCCTCCACACACACAGTACCACCAGCACCCggcctactcctcctcctcctcacacgCACACCCGCAGCACAGCCACTACGCCCAGCATTCCCACCACTCCCAGCACGGCTCCCACCACCACAGCCAGCAGACGGGCCCGGCGCACAGCGGgccaaaacacaaacacagtggTATCAGCACCGTAGTGTGA
- the LOC107391097 gene encoding IQ motif and SEC7 domain-containing protein 1 isoform X6 has product MVDKIWRKSWHFIENRRSFRNKQSSYKVSEHKSVVEGDGRPSDGGPSLDGRSSYGQGPVTHGSAISPDRFDSQLYGHGVQPGPQRPRRPKLQHSQSILRKQAEEEAIKRSRSLSESYELSADLQDKQVEMLERKYGGRFITRHAARTIQTAFRQYQMNKNFERLRSSMSENRMSRRIVLSNMRMQLSFEGPEKVHSSYYEGRQVSMTEDGTPLSILQSERGDVDVHQQANMTSHSAPQSDLTDTITELEDAFSRQVKSLAESIDDALNCRSLQGDEGPDPEAMGCSKVEGEVPYQVVKAHRRVAGRMRDETLASYSDVTLFIDEEDMSPSTALSRSGDQPSSTESDIRLQSINSSQDYWPIDSKDEGRDTDTSCRSTPSLDCQEQRLRMDHLPLLTIEPPSDSSAELSDRSERSSVKRPPVYEPHGHIVTSSQASPKHISHGPPPRAPPRDDDAPLRHCHRQLESHLAINGSANRQSKSESDFSDGDNDSINSTSNSNDTINCSSESSSRDSLREQTLSKQTYHKETRNSWDSPIFSNDVIRKRHYRIGLNLFNKKPEKGIQYLTERGFIPDTPVGVAHFLLQRKGLSRQMIGEFLGNRQKQFNRDVLDCVVDEMDFQGMELDEALRKFQNHIRVQGEAQKVERLIEAFSQRYCICNPTVVRQFRNPDTIFILAFAIILLNTDMYSPNVKPERKMKLEDFIKNLRGVDDGEDIPRETLVGIYERIRKRELKTNEDHVSQVQKVEKLIVGKKPIGSLHHGLGCVLSLPHRRLVCYCRLFEVPDPNKPQKLGLHQREIFLFNDLLVITKIFQKKKNSVTYSFRQSFSLYGMQVMLFENQYYPNGIRLTSAIPGADIKVLINFNAPNPQDRKKFTDDLRESIAEVQEMEKYRIESELEKQKGVVRPSMSQSSGLKKEAGNGSMNRASLDDSYAMGEGLKRSALSSSLRDLSEAGKRGRRSSAGSLDSNMEGSIISSPHTRRRATTPREGTSRGQPSIPNSASTSILGSLFGSKRGKSSSHSQHPLPPPGHPTLISHKPHPTNLHHTAQTTHTVQSQHHGHHPQYCPLPQNPPPYHHHHHYHPPPHTQYHQHPAYSSSSSHAHPQHSHYAQHSHHSQHGSHHHSQQTGPAHSGPKHKHSGISTVV; this is encoded by the exons ATGGTGGACAAGATCTGGAGGAAGAGTTGGCATTTTATCGAAAATAGACGATCATTCCGCAATAAACAGTCCTCTTATAAGGTTTCAGAGCATAAGAGCGT TGTGGAAGGGGATGGACGGCCTAGTGATGGCGGTCCTTCTTTGGATGGCAGAAGCAGCTACGGTCAGGGCCCTGTAACTCACGGCTCGGCCATCAGCCCTGACCGATTTGACAGCCAGCTTTACGGCCACGGGGTTCAACCCGGGCCACAGAGGCCCCGCCGGCCCAAGCTTCAGCACTCACAGTCCATTCTTCGTAAGCAGGCCGAGGAGGAGGCCATCAAGAGGTCCCGTTCGCTCTCTGAGAGTTACGAGCTCTCTGCTGACCTCCAGGATAAACAG GTGGAGATGCTGGAGCGCAAATATGGGGGAAGATTCATAACTCGGCATGCAGCTCGCACCATCCAGACAGCCTTCCGCCAGTATCAGATGAACAAGAACTTTGAACGTCTCAGGAGTTCTATGTCTGAGAACCGCATGTCCAGACGCATTGTTCTTTCTAACATGAGGATGCAACTCTCGTTTGAGGGCCCTGAGAAAGTTCACAGCTCGTACTATGAAGGGCGGCAGGTGTCAATGACGGAGGATGGTACCCCGCTGTCCATCTTGCAGTCGGAGCGTGGAGATGTAGATGTTCACCAACAGGCGAACATGACGTCTCATTCTGCACCGCAGAGCGACCTGACGGACACCATCACAGAGTTGGAGGATGCTTTCTCCAGGCAGGTCAAGTCTCTTGCTGAATCCATAGATGATGCACTGAACTGTCGCAGCCTTCAGGGGGATGAAGGTCCTGATCCTGAGGCCATGGGCTGCTCCAAGGTGGAGGGGGAGGTGCCCTATCAGGTGGTGAAGGCCCACCGCAGGGTGGCCGGACGGATGCGTGATGAAACACTGGCATCTTATAGCGATGTCACTCTGTTCATTGATGAGGAGGACATGTCCCCTTCTACGGCTCTGTCTAGGTCAGGTGACCAGCCGTCCAGCACAGAATCAGACATAAGGCTCCAGTCCATAAACTCCTCCCAAGATTATTGGCCTATTGACTCTAAAGACGAGGGTCGGGACACGGACACAAGCTGCCGCAGCACTCCGTCTTTGGACTGCCAAGAGCAGCGTCTCAGAATGGATCATCTCCCTCTATTGACCATTGAACCTCCTAGCGATAGCTCTGCAGAGCTCAGTGATCGCTCTGAACGCAGCTCTGTCAAACGGCCACCTGTATATGAACCCCACGGCCACATTGTAACATCATCCCAGGCCAGTCCCAAGCACATTTCCCATGGGCCCCCTCCTCGAGCCCCTCCCCGGGACGATGATGCGCCTCTGCGTCATTGCCACCGACAGCTAGAAAGCCACTTGGCTATCAATGGTTCAGCTAACAGACAGAGTAAGTCGGAGTCAGACTTCTCAGACGGGGATAACGACAGCATCAATAGCACATCGAACTCAAACGACACGATCAACTGCAGCTCGGAGTCCTCGTCGAGAGACAGCTTACGAGAGCAGACGCTAAGCAAACAGACGTACCACAAAGAGACTCGCAACAGCTGGGATTCGCCCATCTTCAGTAACGACGTTATTCGCAAGAGACACTACCGCATCGGCCTCAATCTGTTCAACAA AAAGCCAGAGAAGGGCATCCAGTACCTGACTGAGAGGGGATTCATCCCTGACACACCGGTTGGAGTGGCCCACTTCCTGCTTCAGAGGAAGGGACTCAGCAGGCAGATGATTGGAGAATTTCTGGGCAATCGACAAAAACAGTTTAACAGAGATGTCTTAGA CTGTGTGGTAGATGAAATGGACTTCCAGGGTATGGAGCTGGATGAGGCGCTCAGGAAGTTTCAGAACCACATCCGTGTCCAGGGTGAAGCTCAGAAAGTGGAGAGGCTCATTGAAGCATTCAG CCAGCGCTACTGCATTTGTAATCCCACGGTGGTGCGACAGTTCAGGAACCCTGACACCATCTTCATCCTGGCTTTTGCCATCATCCTCCTCAACACTGACATGTACAGCCCAAATGTCAAGCCTGAGAGGAAGATGAAACTGGAGGACTTCATTAAGAATTTAAGAG GTGTGGATGATGGAGAGGACATACCTCGAGAGACTCTGGTTGGAATCTATGAGAGGATTCGCAAGCGAGAGCTGAAGACCAACGAAGATCACGTGTCTCAGGTTCAGAAGGTCGAGAAGCTCATTGTTGGAAAGAAACCG ATTGGATCTCTCCACCATGGTCTTGGATgt gtGCTGTCACTGCCCCATCGTCGCTTGGTGTGTTACTGCCGCCTGTTTGAAGTGCCAGACCCCAACAAGCCCCAGAAGTTGGGCCTGCATCAGCGGGAGATCTTCTTGTTCAATGACCTCCTTGTg ATCACAAAGATTttccagaagaagaagaattcaGTCACATATAGCTTCAGACAGTCCTTCTCCTTGTACGGGATGCAAGTGATGCTGTTTGAAAATCAGT ATTACCCAAACGGAATCAGACTCACTTCGGCGATACCGGGCGCAGACATCAAAGTGCTCATCAACTTCAATGCTCCCAACCCCCAGGACCGTAAGAAGTTCACAGATGACCTGCGAGAGTCCATCGCAGAGGTTCAGGAAATGGAGAAGTACAGAATAGagt CTGAGCTTGAGAAGCAGAAGGGGGTGGTGAGGCCCAGCATGTCACAAAGCTCCGGCCTGAAGAAGGAAGCCGGCAACGGGAGCATGAACCGCGCCAGTCTGGACGACAGCTATGCCATGGGCGAGGGCCTGAAGAGGAGCGCCCTCAGCAGCTCTCTGAGAGACCTCTCTGAAGCAG GCAAGCGTGGGCGTCGCAGCAGTGCAGGATCACTAGACAGCAATATGGAA GGGTCCATCATTAGCAGTCCACACACACGGCGGAGAGCCACCACACCACGAGAGGGCACTTCCCGCGGACAACCCTCCATCCCTAACTCGGCATCGACCTCCATCCTCGGGTCACTTTTTGGCAGCAAAAGGGGAAAGTCGTCATCTCACAGCCAGCATCCTTTGCCTCCACCCGGCCACCCCACCCTCATATCGCACAAGCCCCACCCGACCAACCTGCATCACACGGCACAGACGACACACACGGTGCAGTCCCAGCACCATGGCCACCATCCCCAGTACTGCCCGCTCCCACAGAATCCCCCgccctaccaccaccaccaccactaccacccGCCTCCACACACACAGTACCACCAGCACCCggcctactcctcctcctcctcacacgCACACCCGCAGCACAGCCACTACGCCCAGCATTCCCACCACTCCCAGCACGGCTCCCACCACCACAGCCAGCAGACGGGCCCGGCGCACAGCGGgccaaaacacaaacacagtggTATCAGCACCGTAGTGTGA
- the LOC107391097 gene encoding IQ motif and SEC7 domain-containing protein 1 isoform X11 yields the protein MQTRVEGDGRPSDGGPSLDGRSSYGQGPVTHGSAISPDRFDSQLYGHGVQPGPQRPRRPKLQHSQSILRKQAEEEAIKRSRSLSESYELSADLQDKQVEMLERKYGGRFITRHAARTIQTAFRQYQMNKNFERLRSSMSENRMSRRIVLSNMRMQLSFEGPEKVHSSYYEGRQVSMTEDGTPLSILQSERGDVDVHQQANMTSHSAPQSDLTDTITELEDAFSRQVKSLAESIDDALNCRSLQGDEGPDPEAMGCSKVEGEVPYQVVKAHRRVAGRMRDETLASYSDVTLFIDEEDMSPSTALSRSGDQPSSTESDIRLQSINSSQDYWPIDSKDEGRDTDTSCRSTPSLDCQEQRLRMDHLPLLTIEPPSDSSAELSDRSERSSVKRPPVYEPHGHIVTSSQASPKHISHGPPPRAPPRDDDAPLRHCHRQLESHLAINGSANRQSKSESDFSDGDNDSINSTSNSNDTINCSSESSSRDSLREQTLSKQTYHKETRNSWDSPIFSNDVIRKRHYRIGLNLFNKKPEKGIQYLTERGFIPDTPVGVAHFLLQRKGLSRQMIGEFLGNRQKQFNRDVLDCVVDEMDFQGMELDEALRKFQNHIRVQGEAQKVERLIEAFSQRYCICNPTVVRQFRNPDTIFILAFAIILLNTDMYSPNVKPERKMKLEDFIKNLRGVDDGEDIPRETLVGIYERIRKRELKTNEDHVSQVQKVEKLIVGKKPIGSLHHGLGCVLSLPHRRLVCYCRLFEVPDPNKPQKLGLHQREIFLFNDLLVITKIFQKKKNSVTYSFRQSFSLYGMQVMLFENQYYPNGIRLTSAIPGADIKVLINFNAPNPQDRKKFTDDLRESIAEVQEMEKYRIESELEKQKGVVRPSMSQSSGLKKEAGNGSMNRASLDDSYAMGEGLKRSALSSSLRDLSEAGKRGRRSSAGSLDSNMEGSIISSPHTRRRATTPREGTSRGQPSIPNSASTSILGSLFGSKRGKSSSHSQHPLPPPGHPTLISHKPHPTNLHHTAQTTHTVQSQHHGHHPQYCPLPQNPPPYHHHHHYHPPPHTQYHQHPAYSSSSSHAHPQHSHYAQHSHHSQHGSHHHSQQTGPAHSGPKHKHSGISTVV from the exons ATGCAGACACG TGTGGAAGGGGATGGACGGCCTAGTGATGGCGGTCCTTCTTTGGATGGCAGAAGCAGCTACGGTCAGGGCCCTGTAACTCACGGCTCGGCCATCAGCCCTGACCGATTTGACAGCCAGCTTTACGGCCACGGGGTTCAACCCGGGCCACAGAGGCCCCGCCGGCCCAAGCTTCAGCACTCACAGTCCATTCTTCGTAAGCAGGCCGAGGAGGAGGCCATCAAGAGGTCCCGTTCGCTCTCTGAGAGTTACGAGCTCTCTGCTGACCTCCAGGATAAACAG GTGGAGATGCTGGAGCGCAAATATGGGGGAAGATTCATAACTCGGCATGCAGCTCGCACCATCCAGACAGCCTTCCGCCAGTATCAGATGAACAAGAACTTTGAACGTCTCAGGAGTTCTATGTCTGAGAACCGCATGTCCAGACGCATTGTTCTTTCTAACATGAGGATGCAACTCTCGTTTGAGGGCCCTGAGAAAGTTCACAGCTCGTACTATGAAGGGCGGCAGGTGTCAATGACGGAGGATGGTACCCCGCTGTCCATCTTGCAGTCGGAGCGTGGAGATGTAGATGTTCACCAACAGGCGAACATGACGTCTCATTCTGCACCGCAGAGCGACCTGACGGACACCATCACAGAGTTGGAGGATGCTTTCTCCAGGCAGGTCAAGTCTCTTGCTGAATCCATAGATGATGCACTGAACTGTCGCAGCCTTCAGGGGGATGAAGGTCCTGATCCTGAGGCCATGGGCTGCTCCAAGGTGGAGGGGGAGGTGCCCTATCAGGTGGTGAAGGCCCACCGCAGGGTGGCCGGACGGATGCGTGATGAAACACTGGCATCTTATAGCGATGTCACTCTGTTCATTGATGAGGAGGACATGTCCCCTTCTACGGCTCTGTCTAGGTCAGGTGACCAGCCGTCCAGCACAGAATCAGACATAAGGCTCCAGTCCATAAACTCCTCCCAAGATTATTGGCCTATTGACTCTAAAGACGAGGGTCGGGACACGGACACAAGCTGCCGCAGCACTCCGTCTTTGGACTGCCAAGAGCAGCGTCTCAGAATGGATCATCTCCCTCTATTGACCATTGAACCTCCTAGCGATAGCTCTGCAGAGCTCAGTGATCGCTCTGAACGCAGCTCTGTCAAACGGCCACCTGTATATGAACCCCACGGCCACATTGTAACATCATCCCAGGCCAGTCCCAAGCACATTTCCCATGGGCCCCCTCCTCGAGCCCCTCCCCGGGACGATGATGCGCCTCTGCGTCATTGCCACCGACAGCTAGAAAGCCACTTGGCTATCAATGGTTCAGCTAACAGACAGAGTAAGTCGGAGTCAGACTTCTCAGACGGGGATAACGACAGCATCAATAGCACATCGAACTCAAACGACACGATCAACTGCAGCTCGGAGTCCTCGTCGAGAGACAGCTTACGAGAGCAGACGCTAAGCAAACAGACGTACCACAAAGAGACTCGCAACAGCTGGGATTCGCCCATCTTCAGTAACGACGTTATTCGCAAGAGACACTACCGCATCGGCCTCAATCTGTTCAACAA AAAGCCAGAGAAGGGCATCCAGTACCTGACTGAGAGGGGATTCATCCCTGACACACCGGTTGGAGTGGCCCACTTCCTGCTTCAGAGGAAGGGACTCAGCAGGCAGATGATTGGAGAATTTCTGGGCAATCGACAAAAACAGTTTAACAGAGATGTCTTAGA CTGTGTGGTAGATGAAATGGACTTCCAGGGTATGGAGCTGGATGAGGCGCTCAGGAAGTTTCAGAACCACATCCGTGTCCAGGGTGAAGCTCAGAAAGTGGAGAGGCTCATTGAAGCATTCAG CCAGCGCTACTGCATTTGTAATCCCACGGTGGTGCGACAGTTCAGGAACCCTGACACCATCTTCATCCTGGCTTTTGCCATCATCCTCCTCAACACTGACATGTACAGCCCAAATGTCAAGCCTGAGAGGAAGATGAAACTGGAGGACTTCATTAAGAATTTAAGAG GTGTGGATGATGGAGAGGACATACCTCGAGAGACTCTGGTTGGAATCTATGAGAGGATTCGCAAGCGAGAGCTGAAGACCAACGAAGATCACGTGTCTCAGGTTCAGAAGGTCGAGAAGCTCATTGTTGGAAAGAAACCG ATTGGATCTCTCCACCATGGTCTTGGATgt gtGCTGTCACTGCCCCATCGTCGCTTGGTGTGTTACTGCCGCCTGTTTGAAGTGCCAGACCCCAACAAGCCCCAGAAGTTGGGCCTGCATCAGCGGGAGATCTTCTTGTTCAATGACCTCCTTGTg ATCACAAAGATTttccagaagaagaagaattcaGTCACATATAGCTTCAGACAGTCCTTCTCCTTGTACGGGATGCAAGTGATGCTGTTTGAAAATCAGT ATTACCCAAACGGAATCAGACTCACTTCGGCGATACCGGGCGCAGACATCAAAGTGCTCATCAACTTCAATGCTCCCAACCCCCAGGACCGTAAGAAGTTCACAGATGACCTGCGAGAGTCCATCGCAGAGGTTCAGGAAATGGAGAAGTACAGAATAGagt CTGAGCTTGAGAAGCAGAAGGGGGTGGTGAGGCCCAGCATGTCACAAAGCTCCGGCCTGAAGAAGGAAGCCGGCAACGGGAGCATGAACCGCGCCAGTCTGGACGACAGCTATGCCATGGGCGAGGGCCTGAAGAGGAGCGCCCTCAGCAGCTCTCTGAGAGACCTCTCTGAAGCAG GCAAGCGTGGGCGTCGCAGCAGTGCAGGATCACTAGACAGCAATATGGAA GGGTCCATCATTAGCAGTCCACACACACGGCGGAGAGCCACCACACCACGAGAGGGCACTTCCCGCGGACAACCCTCCATCCCTAACTCGGCATCGACCTCCATCCTCGGGTCACTTTTTGGCAGCAAAAGGGGAAAGTCGTCATCTCACAGCCAGCATCCTTTGCCTCCACCCGGCCACCCCACCCTCATATCGCACAAGCCCCACCCGACCAACCTGCATCACACGGCACAGACGACACACACGGTGCAGTCCCAGCACCATGGCCACCATCCCCAGTACTGCCCGCTCCCACAGAATCCCCCgccctaccaccaccaccaccactaccacccGCCTCCACACACACAGTACCACCAGCACCCggcctactcctcctcctcctcacacgCACACCCGCAGCACAGCCACTACGCCCAGCATTCCCACCACTCCCAGCACGGCTCCCACCACCACAGCCAGCAGACGGGCCCGGCGCACAGCGGgccaaaacacaaacacagtggTATCAGCACCGTAGTGTGA